A region from the Rubrivirga sp. SAORIC476 genome encodes:
- a CDS encoding GNAT family N-acetyltransferase yields MTVRPFPPAETPDAVRLAARAFADDPLFRFVYPDPARRLAGFAREHTAYMRHYYRPYGVCEAAYLDGAMAGMALWLPPNTDPPAWREWATFPTLARTVGLRRLQTVIRAYHAFDHAMPEQPFWYLGLLAVAPEAQGAGVGSSLVRAGLARADRDGVGSFLETGTAANVAFYQRLGFTVTEEIPLPGGGPTHWGMWRQPGNGPARTGTADRP; encoded by the coding sequence ATGACTGTCCGCCCCTTCCCCCCTGCCGAAACACCCGACGCCGTGCGGCTCGCGGCCAGGGCGTTCGCCGACGATCCCCTCTTCCGGTTCGTCTACCCCGACCCGGCCCGACGGCTCGCGGGGTTCGCCCGCGAGCACACGGCCTACATGCGCCACTACTACCGTCCGTACGGTGTGTGTGAGGCGGCCTATCTCGACGGCGCGATGGCCGGGATGGCCCTCTGGCTGCCACCGAACACCGACCCACCCGCGTGGCGCGAGTGGGCCACGTTCCCGACGCTGGCGCGGACGGTCGGGCTGCGTCGCCTCCAGACGGTTATCCGCGCCTACCATGCGTTCGACCACGCCATGCCCGAGCAGCCGTTCTGGTACCTCGGCCTGCTCGCCGTCGCGCCCGAGGCGCAGGGGGCCGGCGTCGGCTCGTCGCTCGTGCGCGCAGGCCTCGCACGGGCCGACCGCGACGGCGTCGGCTCGTTTTTGGAGACCGGGACGGCAGCGAACGTCGCATTCTACCAGCGCCTCGGGTTCACCGTCACAGAGGAGATCCCGTTGCCCGGCGGCGGCCCCACCCACTGGGGAATGTGGCGGCAGCCGGGCAACGGCCCCGCTAGAACCGGAACCGCAGACCGCCCGTGA
- the uvrC gene encoding excinuclease ABC subunit UvrC, which produces MTDDLAEKLANLPTSPGVYQHKDAEGKVLYVGKAKNLRSRVRSYFQEGRPREAKTEALVRKIADVEVIVTDTEVESLLLEDNLIKKIKPRYNVLLKDDKSYPYICIKKERFPRVFPTRTVRRDGSLYFGPYTDARAMKLVLKTIKDLFKLRSCALHLNQAAIEAGKYQPCLDYHIQKCAAPCVGYETEAHYDSTIRQITALLNGKTSELEALLTGEMQRLATEKQFEEAAEVRDRLKALRTYSQKQKVVTDPEVDRDLFAIALDREVDAGVGVLFKVREGKIIGREHKIVRGIEGAEDGEILQRIVEGYYANAAFLPNEVFLASELSDASVVEALLREKKGRKVEVRTPQRGEKVDLMNMVEANARLLLGEWQLQQEQREEERIPRSVLSLQRDLRLKNPPRRIECFDISHLGGTGTVASCVVFQDGKPRKSDYRTYKIRTVENGKPDDFQSMREVVERRYSRLLEENGPWPDLVIIDGGKGQLSSSVESLRRVDVYGKFPVVGLAKRLEEVFFPGQSDSVIIPRTSSSLRLIQRVRDEAHRFAVTAQRKQRRIKDLRSELLDIPGVGAKTAKKLLTELGSAKAVRAATEAEIAAVTGPSVAAKIRAHYDDGSPEASGGK; this is translated from the coding sequence ATGACCGACGACCTCGCCGAGAAGCTCGCCAACCTGCCCACCTCGCCGGGCGTCTACCAGCACAAGGACGCCGAGGGCAAGGTGCTGTACGTCGGCAAGGCCAAGAACCTGCGGAGCCGCGTGCGGAGCTACTTCCAGGAAGGCCGCCCGCGCGAGGCCAAGACCGAGGCGCTCGTCCGCAAGATCGCGGACGTTGAGGTGATCGTGACCGACACCGAGGTCGAGTCGCTGTTGCTGGAGGACAACCTGATCAAGAAGATCAAGCCGCGCTACAACGTCCTTCTCAAAGACGACAAGAGCTACCCGTACATCTGCATCAAGAAGGAGCGCTTCCCCCGCGTCTTCCCCACGCGGACCGTCCGCCGCGACGGCTCGCTCTACTTCGGCCCGTACACGGACGCGCGGGCCATGAAGCTGGTCCTGAAGACCATCAAGGACCTGTTCAAGCTGCGGTCCTGCGCGCTCCACCTGAACCAGGCGGCCATCGAGGCGGGCAAGTACCAGCCCTGCCTGGATTACCACATTCAGAAGTGCGCTGCGCCGTGTGTCGGCTACGAGACGGAGGCGCACTACGACTCCACGATCCGCCAGATCACGGCGCTCCTCAACGGCAAGACGTCTGAGCTGGAGGCGCTGCTGACGGGCGAAATGCAGCGACTCGCGACCGAGAAGCAGTTCGAGGAGGCCGCCGAGGTCCGCGACCGTCTCAAGGCGCTCCGGACGTACTCGCAAAAGCAGAAGGTGGTCACCGACCCCGAGGTGGACCGCGACCTGTTCGCCATCGCCCTCGACCGCGAGGTCGACGCCGGAGTGGGCGTGCTGTTCAAGGTCCGCGAGGGCAAGATCATCGGGCGCGAGCACAAGATCGTGCGCGGCATCGAGGGCGCCGAAGATGGCGAGATCCTGCAGCGGATCGTCGAGGGCTACTACGCCAACGCCGCCTTCCTCCCGAACGAGGTGTTCCTCGCGAGCGAGCTGTCCGACGCGTCGGTCGTCGAGGCGCTGCTGCGCGAGAAGAAGGGCCGCAAGGTGGAGGTCCGCACCCCCCAGCGGGGCGAAAAGGTGGACCTGATGAACATGGTCGAGGCCAACGCGCGGCTGCTCCTCGGCGAGTGGCAGCTCCAGCAGGAGCAGCGCGAGGAGGAGCGGATCCCGCGCTCGGTGCTCAGCCTCCAGCGCGACCTGCGCCTGAAAAACCCGCCGCGGCGGATCGAGTGCTTCGACATCTCCCACCTCGGCGGCACCGGGACAGTGGCCAGCTGCGTCGTCTTCCAGGACGGCAAGCCCCGCAAGTCCGACTACCGGACGTACAAGATCCGGACGGTGGAGAACGGCAAGCCGGACGACTTCCAGTCGATGCGCGAGGTCGTGGAGCGGCGGTATTCGCGGCTGTTAGAGGAGAACGGCCCGTGGCCCGACCTCGTCATCATCGACGGTGGCAAGGGGCAGCTTTCCTCGTCCGTCGAGTCGCTGCGGCGCGTCGACGTGTACGGCAAGTTCCCGGTTGTCGGGCTCGCGAAGCGGTTGGAGGAGGTCTTCTTCCCCGGCCAGAGCGACTCGGTCATCATCCCGCGGACGTCGTCGTCGCTGCGGCTCATCCAGCGGGTCCGCGACGAGGCACACCGGTTCGCGGTGACGGCCCAGCGCAAGCAGCGGCGCATCAAGGACCTGCGGAGCGAACTGCTGGACATCCCGGGCGTCGGAGCGAAGACGGCGAAGAAGCTGCTCACCGAACTCGGCAGCGCCAAGGCGGTCCGGGCGGCGACCGAGGCGGAGATCGCGGCGGTCACGGGGCCGTCGGTGGCGGCCAAGATCCGGGCACACTACGACGACGGATCCCCAGAAGCGTCCGGAGGGAAATAG
- a CDS encoding T9SS type A sorting domain-containing protein produces the protein MIVVRALALLLLVSSLTAQAQSPTLDPEYGQDGFARGLAASPLFNLESVRFVTRPDGSVYYTTITWESAISKSRVGLQDADGEGVLTFGTDGAYGLPALAGTPTTPSSETASDIIEDSRGHAVIVGTSTAPVGDVVPAPFMLRLRPDGTPDPRFPYRRIEMGVPAYASKVIQVGGRYLVGISTATGCGLLAVGPTGEIQSDYGVDGYAVLPVGSSCGTTALDLDASGRVLVGLNALLDGERRAVVVRVSRTGRIDQRYGTDGMYLPVPDLPTVLKSLVVAENGRIHTAGYTIGDQPDKADRGFVTRGAMNGRAGTEGSLWRWFSEPLGSLSFTSDGGLAVSADGASYVSTLVLNEATGLRDLTIARLDRFGRLDATFGTGGVYTEPSIPTPGDSPERAFYSNSFLDITPAGRLLVGGMYRTTFSYDNSVYLIGYQVDGTPQTSALARSEATVTSSAAIRVGPNPTRGEVRIRVQTGESVTARVFDALGRLVATPADGTLAEEVVWTAPAGASGVYVVVIDSGKFHEVVPVTVAR, from the coding sequence ATGATCGTTGTCCGCGCCCTGGCGCTCCTTCTCCTCGTCAGCAGCCTCACCGCTCAGGCTCAATCCCCCACACTCGACCCCGAGTACGGACAGGACGGGTTCGCTCGTGGCCTTGCGGCCTCCCCCCTGTTCAACCTGGAGTCGGTCCGCTTCGTGACGCGTCCCGATGGGTCGGTGTACTACACCACGATCACCTGGGAGTCGGCGATCAGCAAGAGTCGGGTCGGACTTCAGGATGCCGACGGGGAGGGCGTCCTGACGTTCGGAACCGACGGAGCGTACGGGCTCCCTGCGCTGGCCGGAACGCCGACCACCCCCTCGTCCGAGACCGCCTCCGACATCATCGAGGACTCGCGCGGACACGCGGTCATCGTGGGGACCAGCACGGCCCCCGTGGGCGATGTCGTTCCAGCCCCGTTCATGCTCCGGCTGCGTCCCGACGGTACCCCAGACCCGCGCTTCCCCTACCGTCGCATCGAGATGGGGGTCCCGGCCTACGCCTCCAAGGTCATTCAGGTCGGGGGACGCTACCTGGTCGGCATCAGCACGGCGACGGGCTGCGGCCTGCTCGCGGTCGGGCCGACGGGTGAGATCCAGAGCGACTACGGCGTAGATGGTTATGCCGTCCTGCCCGTTGGGTCCTCCTGCGGCACGACGGCGCTCGACCTGGACGCCTCGGGTCGTGTGCTGGTGGGCCTCAACGCTCTGCTCGACGGCGAGCGTCGGGCCGTCGTGGTGCGAGTGAGCCGGACCGGCCGGATCGACCAGCGGTACGGGACCGACGGGATGTACCTGCCCGTTCCAGATCTGCCGACGGTTTTGAAGTCGCTCGTCGTGGCCGAGAATGGTCGAATCCACACGGCCGGCTACACCATCGGCGACCAACCGGACAAAGCGGATCGCGGCTTCGTCACGCGGGGCGCGATGAACGGCCGCGCGGGCACCGAGGGCTCGCTCTGGCGCTGGTTCAGCGAACCATTGGGGTCGCTTTCGTTCACCTCGGACGGTGGGCTTGCCGTGTCCGCGGACGGGGCCTCCTACGTGAGCACGCTGGTCCTGAACGAAGCCACCGGGTTGCGGGATCTCACCATCGCCCGCCTGGACCGCTTCGGGCGTCTGGATGCCACGTTCGGAACCGGCGGCGTCTACACCGAGCCGTCGATTCCCACACCGGGCGATTCACCGGAGCGCGCCTTCTACAGCAACTCGTTCCTCGACATCACGCCTGCGGGCCGCTTGTTGGTGGGCGGGATGTACCGGACCACATTCAGCTACGACAATTCGGTCTACCTGATCGGCTACCAGGTCGATGGGACTCCCCAGACCTCAGCGCTGGCTCGATCGGAGGCCACCGTGACATCGAGCGCGGCCATCCGCGTCGGCCCCAATCCGACGCGGGGTGAGGTTCGCATCCGGGTTCAGACGGGCGAGTCGGTAACGGCTCGCGTGTTCGACGCCCTCGGCCGCCTCGTCGCAACCCCGGCCGATGGGACGCTCGCGGAGGAGGTCGTCTGGACCGCTCCCGCCGGCGCGAGCGGCGTCTACGTGGTCGTGATCGACTCCGGGAAGTTCCACGAGGTCGTCCCGGTCACGGTCGCGCGCTGA
- a CDS encoding SDR family NAD(P)-dependent oxidoreductase, which produces MISLDLSGRTALVTGGSGALGRAMVRTLAEAGADVAVHFHANRSQADLLVSELEAMGRRAVAVQADVTEAGSVGAMREAVADALGAPDIVVANAVIQYEWTPILDQPLADFDSQYRSCVLQNVHLAKAFVPAMTEAGWGRVIGINTEVAMMCDVTQAAYAAAKRGMDGFYRVLAREIGPQGVTVNQVAPGWTLSELVEEPDSDHARAYRAGVPLRRHGTAQEIANVVAFLASDLASFITGATVPVSGGNVMPTI; this is translated from the coding sequence ATGATCTCCCTCGACCTCTCCGGCCGCACTGCCCTCGTGACGGGCGGCTCCGGCGCGCTCGGCCGCGCCATGGTCCGCACCCTCGCTGAGGCGGGCGCCGACGTGGCCGTCCACTTCCACGCCAACCGCTCCCAGGCCGACCTGCTGGTCTCCGAACTGGAGGCGATGGGGCGCCGCGCCGTCGCGGTCCAGGCCGACGTCACCGAGGCGGGGTCGGTCGGCGCGATGCGGGAGGCCGTCGCGGACGCGCTCGGGGCGCCCGACATCGTCGTCGCCAACGCCGTCATCCAGTACGAATGGACCCCCATCCTCGATCAGCCGCTGGCGGACTTTGACAGCCAGTACCGCTCCTGCGTGCTGCAGAACGTCCACCTCGCCAAGGCGTTTGTCCCGGCCATGACCGAGGCGGGGTGGGGGCGCGTCATCGGCATCAACACCGAGGTGGCCATGATGTGTGACGTGACACAGGCGGCCTATGCCGCCGCCAAGCGGGGAATGGACGGGTTCTACCGGGTCCTGGCGCGCGAGATCGGCCCGCAGGGCGTGACCGTCAACCAGGTCGCGCCGGGGTGGACGCTCTCCGAACTCGTCGAAGAGCCGGACTCAGACCATGCGCGGGCGTACCGGGCCGGGGTGCCGCTCCGTCGGCACGGGACGGCGCAGGAGATCGCCAACGTCGTCGCCTTCCTGGCGTCGGACCTCGCCAGCTTCATCACGGGGGCGACCGTGCCCGTCAGCGGCGGCAACGTCATGCCGACGATCTGA
- a CDS encoding nucleoside recognition domain-containing protein, with amino-acid sequence MLNYIWAGLIIVSLVFALASDVGDIVRDTYRNADPLPVRIEFERPFDAEAPRQAARLVVDPIAFRQFYGVTDGAPEAAYEATLRATADGTPELVLTEDATLPAPLDVIRDATNPRDNILQGTLQNVTISGDGTAATGGLQFAPVRFVKMGAITTAAIDFAEVAVTIAIGLIGVLVLFLGLSKIAEDAGIIHALVKLVRPVLRPLFPDIPPDHPAMGMIALNLAANVFGLGNAATPFGIKAMEELQTLNPEPDTATDSMAMLLALNTASVQLIPPITLIAILGIETNNVYFPILFTTIGSLIVAILAAKGLSKLRRYRATNPNRDGRTVPAVVSTDSEG; translated from the coding sequence ATGCTCAACTACATCTGGGCCGGACTCATCATCGTCAGCCTCGTGTTCGCACTCGCGAGCGATGTGGGTGACATCGTCCGCGACACCTACCGCAACGCAGACCCCCTGCCGGTGCGCATCGAGTTCGAGCGGCCGTTTGACGCCGAGGCGCCGCGCCAGGCCGCGCGGCTGGTTGTCGACCCGATCGCCTTCCGGCAGTTCTACGGCGTCACCGACGGCGCGCCCGAGGCGGCCTACGAGGCCACGCTCCGCGCCACCGCCGACGGCACGCCCGAGTTGGTCCTCACCGAAGACGCGACGCTCCCGGCGCCCCTCGACGTGATCCGCGACGCTACCAACCCGCGCGACAACATCCTCCAGGGGACGCTCCAGAACGTCACCATCAGCGGCGACGGGACGGCGGCCACCGGGGGCCTCCAGTTCGCGCCGGTCCGCTTCGTCAAGATGGGCGCCATCACGACGGCCGCCATCGACTTCGCCGAGGTGGCCGTAACCATCGCCATCGGCCTGATCGGGGTGCTGGTGCTGTTCCTCGGGCTGAGCAAGATCGCCGAGGACGCCGGCATCATCCACGCCCTCGTCAAGCTGGTCCGTCCGGTGCTCCGGCCGCTCTTCCCGGACATCCCGCCGGATCACCCCGCGATGGGCATGATCGCGCTCAACCTCGCCGCCAACGTGTTCGGCCTCGGCAACGCCGCGACGCCGTTCGGCATCAAGGCGATGGAGGAATTGCAGACGCTCAACCCGGAGCCCGACACGGCGACCGACTCGATGGCGATGCTGCTCGCCCTCAACACGGCCAGCGTCCAGCTCATCCCGCCGATCACGCTGATCGCGATCCTCGGCATCGAGACCAACAACGTCTACTTCCCGATCCTCTTCACCACCATCGGCTCGCTCATCGTGGCCATCCTGGCGGCGAAGGGGCTCTCGAAGCTGCGCCGCTACCGCGCCACGAACCCCAACCGCGACGGCCGCACGGTGCCCGCCGTCGTCTCCACCGATTCCGAGGGCTGA
- a CDS encoding spore maturation protein: MDAFREIISVVSVFVLPAMIVGIPLYGLFKRVPVYESFVEGGKEGFGLAVRILPYLVAILFAIGMFRASGAMEWLSSVLAPVLALIGMPAEVLPMAIVRPLTGSGSVAIVADLAAQHGESSLITRMASTMFGSTETTFYVIAVYFGAVGVSKTRHALPAGLLADAAAMLFAVWMCLLFFG; encoded by the coding sequence ATGGACGCATTCCGCGAGATCATCAGCGTCGTCTCGGTCTTCGTCCTCCCGGCGATGATCGTGGGGATCCCGCTGTACGGGCTATTCAAGCGCGTGCCGGTGTACGAGTCGTTCGTCGAGGGTGGCAAGGAGGGGTTCGGGCTGGCCGTCCGCATCTTGCCCTACCTCGTCGCCATCCTGTTCGCCATCGGCATGTTCCGCGCGTCCGGGGCGATGGAGTGGCTGAGCAGCGTCCTGGCCCCCGTGCTGGCGCTGATCGGGATGCCCGCCGAGGTGCTGCCGATGGCCATCGTCCGCCCGCTGACCGGCTCCGGCTCGGTCGCCATCGTGGCCGACCTCGCCGCACAGCACGGCGAGTCGTCGCTCATCACCCGGATGGCGTCGACCATGTTCGGATCGACGGAGACGACGTTCTACGTGATCGCGGTCTACTTCGGGGCCGTCGGCGTCAGCAAGACGCGCCACGCGCTCCCGGCGGGCCTCCTCGCCGACGCGGCGGCGATGCTGTTCGCCGTCTGGATGTGCCTGCTGTTCTTCGGCTGA
- a CDS encoding M14 family zinc carboxypeptidase, with amino-acid sequence MTLSDLDLTGLRYRTSAEVFEDLQSACDSNPDLAAFEVIGESEEGRPIAGVTLGYGPRLVTLVAGAHADEPVGPETLRTLVLEGLAARDWGAEGGGLGDLLERVTLRVIPHVNPDGEARNRAWIEAWDAGRPAETLGHYLRGRRRELPGRDIEFGYPDLRAENRAATAFLFDGPPVTLHASLHGMGFSEGALLLIEKRWLRTDRDTALREGYERAATEAGLRLHDHDRGAEKGFRYGGPGFWSTPEGTAMQAHFLDLGDPETAARFRRSSMEEAIHHARVDPPLCVVPELPMFVLSAPHEGAPGVPETLLAFREAMPALVERAAEGDDLSDAVERFGIRCLDLTTQVRIHLEMLDLALDAALS; translated from the coding sequence GTGACCCTGTCCGACCTCGACCTGACCGGACTGCGCTACCGCACCTCCGCCGAGGTCTTCGAAGACCTCCAGTCGGCCTGCGACAGCAACCCGGACCTCGCGGCGTTCGAGGTCATCGGCGAGAGCGAGGAGGGACGGCCCATTGCAGGCGTCACGTTGGGCTACGGTCCTCGCCTCGTGACGCTCGTCGCGGGCGCCCACGCCGACGAGCCGGTCGGGCCGGAGACGCTGCGGACGCTCGTGCTCGAAGGCCTCGCCGCGCGAGACTGGGGCGCCGAAGGCGGCGGCCTCGGTGACCTGCTGGAGCGGGTCACGCTCCGCGTCATTCCCCACGTCAACCCCGACGGGGAGGCACGCAACCGGGCGTGGATCGAGGCCTGGGACGCTGGCCGTCCGGCGGAAACGCTCGGCCATTACCTCCGCGGGCGCCGTCGCGAACTGCCCGGTCGAGACATCGAGTTCGGCTACCCGGACCTCCGCGCCGAGAACCGCGCGGCGACCGCGTTCCTGTTCGACGGTCCGCCGGTGACGCTCCACGCCAGCCTGCACGGCATGGGCTTCTCGGAGGGCGCGCTGCTACTGATCGAGAAGCGCTGGCTTCGTACCGACCGCGACACTGCGCTCCGCGAGGGCTACGAGCGGGCGGCCACCGAGGCAGGCCTGCGGCTCCACGACCACGACCGCGGCGCGGAAAAAGGATTCCGCTACGGCGGCCCCGGCTTCTGGTCGACGCCCGAGGGCACGGCGATGCAGGCGCACTTCCTCGACCTCGGCGATCCGGAGACGGCGGCCCGGTTTCGACGGTCGTCGATGGAGGAGGCCATCCATCACGCCCGCGTGGACCCGCCGCTGTGCGTGGTGCCAGAGTTGCCCATGTTCGTGCTTTCGGCCCCGCACGAGGGCGCGCCCGGCGTCCCCGAGACGCTGCTCGCCTTCCGTGAGGCCATGCCCGCACTGGTCGAGCGTGCCGCCGAGGGGGACGATCTCAGCGACGCCGTCGAGCGCTTCGGCATCCGCTGCCTCGACCTGACGACCCAGGTGCGGATCCACCTCGAGATGCTCGACCTCGCGCTGGACGCGGCGCTCTCGTAG
- a CDS encoding flavodoxin domain-containing protein, with product MLFALDSPRAMLDLHAADPDVLVLVGTQTGNSEIVADALAETLGDLGFAAHLLDMAEAYPEQLADYRQIVAVLCTWSEGTFPDNAVEFAEALEAVRPDLSGVRFGVCGLGDRDYDPYYQTAAYRLIDLLTASGAMEAVPLHDIDGGPSAADIAGAVDWVTRCATAFAAASPPVDS from the coding sequence GTGCTCTTCGCCCTCGACTCCCCACGCGCCATGCTCGACCTCCACGCCGCCGACCCCGACGTCCTCGTGCTCGTCGGCACCCAGACGGGCAACTCCGAGATCGTGGCCGACGCGCTGGCGGAGACGCTCGGAGATCTCGGGTTCGCCGCGCACCTGCTCGACATGGCCGAGGCCTACCCCGAGCAACTGGCGGACTACCGGCAGATCGTCGCCGTGCTCTGCACGTGGTCGGAGGGGACCTTCCCCGACAACGCGGTCGAGTTCGCCGAGGCGCTGGAGGCCGTCCGCCCCGACCTCTCGGGCGTGCGCTTCGGGGTGTGCGGGCTCGGCGACCGCGACTACGACCCCTACTACCAGACGGCGGCCTACCGCCTGATCGACCTGCTCACGGCCTCCGGGGCGATGGAGGCCGTCCCCCTCCACGACATCGACGGCGGGCCGTCCGCCGCCGACATCGCGGGCGCGGTCGACTGGGTGACGCGGTGTGCGACGGCGTTCGCGGCGGCCAGCCCCCCGGTGGACTCGTGA
- a CDS encoding zinc-dependent metalloprotease — MLRWFALATAAVLLVGGCSSAQPVVEPATPATPAASSEDDLKPFSEIVTEDAVSYEGLFDVHLEDDGLKLLYQIPDSLFGREMLIVSRLAKTTEGYQYGGSKVNTQAVRWERQGDFVMLRALRYSSVADSTLPIYRAVRDAQFEPIIARVPVLAIGPDSSSVVVDMTATFTEDTPMFGLPSGAREQFKVRRLDKDRSYLSRAGAYPRNVEVRSVLTYEASEAPANSSTGVLSVEMAHSMVLLPDTPMRPRRADPRVGYFSIEQTDYGLPAQRAEAREYITRWQLVPSDMEAYARGELVEPVDPIVYYIDPATPEEWREPLKQGVEDWNVAFEAAGFRNAIRAEDPPTDDPDWSPEDARFSVIRYFPSDTQNAYGPHVHDPRTGQILESDIGWYHNVMNLLRNWFFVQTAAVNPLARSPQFRQDVMGELVRFVSAHEVGHTLGLPHNWISSTAYSVDSLRSSTFTATHGTAPSIMDYARFNYVAQPEDGVTQLMPRVGEYDIWAVKWGYTYFPDADSEAEERAMLQAMVAEVRDDPALRYGRQTSDPVDPRSQSEDLGDDAVYASQMGLANLKRIVPRLREWTTEDGETYADLEELYGQVVGQWGRYLGHVSRQVGGVTIDPKMTEEDGVVYAPVDAARQRAAVAFLVDEAFTTPDWLLDTDLLGRIEAGGAADRVLRLQEGALDRLLNPVRLARLAEAEWLYGDAAYPAAEMMGDLQGGLFAELARGASVDPSRRALQRAYVDRLGDLLTDDGLGVPAARVQQVYGYRPLSVDRSEVRPLARGGLLALQEAIAAALPRYRAADERAERYHLLDLDARIETLLDPED; from the coding sequence ATGCTCCGTTGGTTCGCCCTCGCGACCGCCGCCGTCCTTCTCGTCGGCGGGTGCTCGTCCGCCCAGCCGGTCGTCGAGCCCGCTACGCCCGCCACCCCCGCTGCCTCATCCGAGGACGACCTGAAGCCGTTCTCTGAGATCGTCACGGAGGACGCGGTCAGCTACGAGGGACTGTTCGACGTCCACCTCGAAGATGACGGACTGAAGCTGCTCTACCAGATCCCGGACTCGCTGTTCGGCCGCGAGATGCTGATCGTCAGCCGCCTCGCCAAGACCACCGAGGGGTACCAGTACGGCGGCTCGAAGGTCAACACGCAGGCCGTCCGCTGGGAGCGTCAGGGCGACTTCGTGATGCTGCGCGCCCTGCGCTACAGCAGCGTCGCCGATTCGACGCTGCCGATCTACCGCGCCGTGCGCGACGCGCAGTTCGAGCCCATCATCGCCCGCGTGCCGGTGCTCGCCATCGGGCCGGACTCGTCGTCGGTGGTCGTCGACATGACGGCCACGTTCACCGAGGACACGCCCATGTTCGGGCTGCCGTCGGGTGCACGGGAGCAGTTCAAGGTGCGCCGGCTGGACAAGGACCGGTCCTACCTCTCCCGCGCCGGGGCCTATCCCCGCAACGTGGAGGTCCGCTCGGTGCTGACTTACGAGGCCTCGGAGGCGCCCGCGAACAGTTCGACGGGGGTCCTCTCGGTCGAGATGGCGCATTCGATGGTGCTCCTGCCCGACACCCCGATGCGCCCGAGGCGGGCGGACCCACGCGTGGGCTACTTCTCCATCGAGCAGACCGACTACGGCCTCCCGGCGCAGCGCGCGGAAGCGCGGGAGTACATCACCCGCTGGCAGCTCGTCCCGAGCGACATGGAGGCGTACGCGCGCGGCGAACTGGTCGAGCCGGTCGACCCGATCGTCTACTACATCGACCCGGCGACGCCGGAGGAGTGGCGCGAGCCGCTGAAGCAGGGCGTCGAGGACTGGAACGTGGCCTTCGAGGCGGCGGGCTTCCGCAACGCCATCCGCGCCGAGGACCCGCCGACCGACGACCCCGACTGGAGCCCCGAGGACGCGCGCTTCTCGGTCATCCGCTACTTCCCGTCGGACACCCAGAACGCCTACGGACCGCACGTCCACGACCCGCGCACGGGCCAGATCCTGGAGTCCGACATCGGGTGGTACCACAACGTGATGAACCTGCTGCGCAACTGGTTCTTCGTCCAGACCGCCGCCGTCAACCCACTCGCGCGGTCGCCCCAGTTCCGGCAGGACGTCATGGGCGAGCTGGTGCGGTTCGTGTCCGCCCACGAGGTCGGTCACACGCTCGGCCTGCCGCACAACTGGATCTCGTCGACGGCCTACTCGGTCGACAGTCTCCGCAGTTCCACGTTTACGGCCACCCACGGCACCGCGCCCTCGATCATGGACTATGCGCGGTTCAACTACGTCGCCCAGCCGGAGGACGGCGTGACGCAGCTGATGCCGCGCGTCGGCGAGTACGACATCTGGGCGGTCAAGTGGGGCTACACCTACTTCCCCGATGCCGACTCTGAAGCGGAGGAGCGGGCGATGCTGCAGGCCATGGTGGCAGAGGTCCGCGACGACCCCGCGCTGCGCTATGGCCGCCAGACGTCCGACCCCGTCGATCCACGGTCGCAGTCCGAAGACCTCGGCGACGACGCCGTCTACGCGTCCCAGATGGGCCTCGCCAACCTCAAGCGGATCGTCCCGCGCCTCCGCGAGTGGACCACCGAGGACGGGGAGACCTACGCCGACCTCGAAGAACTCTACGGTCAGGTGGTCGGGCAGTGGGGCCGCTACCTGGGCCACGTCAGCCGACAGGTCGGCGGCGTGACCATCGACCCGAAGATGACCGAGGAAGACGGCGTCGTCTACGCACCCGTCGACGCTGCCCGCCAGCGTGCCGCGGTCGCGTTCCTCGTAGACGAGGCGTTCACGACTCCGGACTGGCTCCTCGACACCGACCTGCTCGGCCGCATCGAGGCGGGCGGGGCCGCCGACCGCGTGCTGCGGCTGCAGGAGGGGGCGCTGGATCGGCTCCTCAACCCGGTCCGCCTCGCGCGCCTCGCCGAGGCCGAGTGGCTCTACGGCGACGCCGCCTACCCGGCCGCTGAGATGATGGGCGACCTCCAGGGCGGCCTGTTCGCCGAACTCGCTCGCGGCGCCTCCGTCGATCCGTCCCGGCGTGCGCTCCAGCGCGCCTACGTCGATCGGCTTGGCGACCTGCTGACCGACGACGGCCTCGGGGTCCCGGCGGCGCGCGTGCAGCAGGTGTATGGCTACCGTCCGCTGTCGGTCGACCGCTCCGAGGTGCGCCCGCTCGCGCGGGGCGGGCTGCTGGCGCTCCAGGAGGCGATTGCCGCCGCGCTCCCGCGCTACCGGGCCGCCGACGAGCGAGCCGAGCGCTACCACCTGCTCGACCTCGACGCCCGCATCGAGACCCTCCTCGACCCCGAGGACTAG